A section of the Chryseobacterium ginsenosidimutans genome encodes:
- a CDS encoding acyl carrier protein phosphodiesterase encodes MNYLAHSFLTFTDGQIVGQFLEDFIRNRDRFSFPKDIQDGITLHRAIDTFTDSHPAIHEAKKVFAPLVRLYAGAFVDVSMDYFVANDLNLHSLQGWKNHSLRVYRVLNENYEFLPENFRIMFERMEIEDWLYNYRKDQNIGYSMRNVLNKAKYLDTTIPVLDAFLENKTILQQCYDDFFPDLIEHAKGINALLQLEN; translated from the coding sequence ATGAATTATTTGGCGCACTCCTTTCTTACTTTTACAGACGGACAGATTGTCGGTCAGTTTCTGGAAGATTTCATCCGAAACAGAGATCGTTTTTCGTTCCCAAAAGATATTCAGGATGGCATTACGCTTCATCGTGCGATCGATACATTTACAGATTCTCATCCTGCTATTCATGAAGCTAAAAAAGTTTTTGCACCGCTCGTAAGATTATATGCAGGAGCATTTGTGGATGTTTCGATGGATTATTTTGTGGCAAATGATTTAAATCTACATTCTTTACAGGGATGGAAAAATCATTCTTTAAGAGTTTACCGCGTTTTGAATGAAAACTACGAATTTCTCCCTGAAAATTTCAGAATAATGTTTGAAAGGATGGAGATTGAGGATTGGCTTTATAATTACCGCAAAGATCAGAATATTGGTTACAGCATGCGAAATGTCCTTAACAAAGCAAAATATTTAGACACAACCATTCCTGTATTGGATGCTTTTTTAGAAAACAAAACAATACTTCAACAATGTTATGATGATTTCTTTCCTGATTTAATAGAACACGCAAAGGGAATCAATGCGCTTTTACAGTTAGAAAATTAA
- a CDS encoding VanW family protein produces the protein MKQQLRKWLPHDWKIQLKLLQRYFNEQKTQYSYSKNYSLENIGEHKIELRQIIKKGEFHHNKIHNLQIAGSKINNLIIESNEVFSFWKLIGKPSKKNGFKEGRNLIKNNISSDFGGGICQFSSILYFLALQSGLKIIERFPHSIDIYKEDKRFTPLGSDCTVVYGYKDLQIHNPFSFPIQLKCSVSENELFISLISPDKIVLNEIKFNYSETEKGVWVETVSNDKTLLKNFYIRL, from the coding sequence ATGAAACAACAACTGAGAAAATGGCTGCCTCATGATTGGAAAATACAGTTAAAGCTATTGCAGAGGTATTTTAACGAACAGAAAACCCAATATTCATATTCAAAAAATTATAGCTTAGAAAATATCGGAGAACATAAAATTGAACTTCGTCAGATCATTAAAAAAGGAGAATTTCATCATAATAAAATTCATAATTTACAGATTGCAGGAAGCAAGATCAACAATTTAATCATTGAGTCTAACGAAGTTTTTTCTTTCTGGAAATTAATAGGAAAACCGAGCAAGAAAAACGGTTTTAAAGAAGGAAGAAATTTAATTAAAAATAATATTTCGAGCGATTTCGGCGGCGGAATCTGCCAGTTTTCTTCGATCTTATATTTTTTAGCTTTACAATCCGGCTTAAAAATTATTGAAAGATTTCCGCATTCCATTGATATTTATAAAGAAGATAAACGTTTTACACCTTTAGGCTCAGATTGCACTGTTGTTTATGGTTATAAGGATTTACAGATCCATAATCCGTTTTCTTTCCCAATTCAGCTGAAATGTTCTGTGAGTGAAAATGAACTTTTTATAAGCCTTATTTCTCCGGATAAAATTGTTTTAAATGAAATAAAATTCAACTATTCTGAAACCGAAAAGGGAGTTTGGGTGGAAACGGTAAGCAATGACAAAACTTTGCTTAAAAATTTCTATATTCGTTTATGA
- a CDS encoding class I SAM-dependent methyltransferase, which translates to MTKNRILDYYNSLAKTYDENRFGNSYGKYIDQQERFFLNAFFKNKNYSKILDLGCGTGRLLNFATHGTDFSKEMLQVAQQKYPRKILAKGEISKIPFNDEFDCIFCFHVIMHQSKEETKAFLNACHQKLSKKGTLIFDYPTKSRRKVVSPQEDWHANNSFTTSEILQLSKGQWKIQNTAGVLLFPVHRIPKNLRKYFLFLDISLCKTFLKNWASYNVAVLEKI; encoded by the coding sequence ATGACGAAAAACAGAATTCTTGATTATTACAACAGTCTTGCAAAAACTTACGATGAAAATCGCTTTGGAAATTCTTACGGAAAATATATAGATCAACAGGAAAGATTTTTTTTAAATGCTTTTTTTAAAAATAAAAACTATTCAAAAATTTTAGATTTAGGATGCGGAACAGGCCGTTTGCTGAATTTTGCCACTCACGGAACAGATTTCAGTAAAGAAATGCTGCAAGTAGCCCAACAAAAATATCCCAGAAAGATTTTAGCAAAGGGAGAAATTTCGAAAATTCCTTTTAATGATGAATTTGACTGTATTTTTTGTTTTCATGTCATTATGCATCAAAGCAAAGAAGAAACAAAAGCTTTTTTAAATGCATGTCATCAGAAATTAAGCAAAAAGGGAACTTTAATTTTTGATTATCCCACAAAAAGCAGACGAAAAGTAGTTTCTCCACAGGAAGATTGGCACGCGAATAACAGTTTTACCACTTCAGAAATTTTACAGCTTTCAAAAGGTCAGTGGAAAATACAAAATACCGCCGGAGTCTTATTGTTTCCTGTACATAGAATTCCAAAAAATCTGAGAAAATATTTTCTGTTTTTGGATATTTCATTGTGTAAAACTTTCCTGAAAAATTGGGCTTCTTATAATGTTGCAGTTTTGGAAAAGATATGA
- the radA gene encoding DNA repair protein RadA gives MAKLKTAYFCQNCGTQYSQWMGQCKNCGEWNTLVEEVVEKTSSKTPPFSKSKQHVINIIEVETSEEPRIKTPSEELNRVLGGGIVLGSVTLIGGEPGIGKSTLLLQLALKMKKKVFYVSGEESASQIKMRADRLTDIQNPNCFLYTETSLEKILHEAKKLEPDFVIIDSIQTLQSQLIESSPGTVSQIRECSNEIIKYAKENSIPVFLVGHITKDGQIAGPKVLEHMVDVVLNFDGDRNHLFRLLRANKNRFGSTSEIGIYEMVSQGLKEIKNPSEILITKKFEELSGNSVAVTLEGNRPMLLEIQALVSTAVYGTPQRSSTGFDAKRLNMLLAVLEKRAGFQLGAKDVFLNITGGIKTDDPALDLAVVASILSSNEDIAISEHYCFAGEIGLSGEIRPIAQAEQRVTEAEKLGYEKIFISNLNKLPKKKYGIKIEEVSKIEDFHERLF, from the coding sequence ATGGCAAAACTAAAAACAGCATATTTCTGTCAAAACTGCGGAACACAATATTCTCAATGGATGGGGCAATGCAAAAACTGCGGTGAATGGAATACTTTGGTGGAAGAAGTTGTAGAAAAAACCTCATCCAAAACACCCCCGTTTTCAAAATCAAAGCAGCATGTTATCAATATTATTGAGGTTGAAACCAGCGAAGAACCGAGAATCAAAACCCCTTCCGAAGAACTTAACCGGGTTTTAGGAGGCGGAATTGTTTTAGGCTCTGTTACTCTGATTGGTGGCGAACCAGGAATTGGGAAATCTACCCTACTTTTACAACTTGCCTTGAAAATGAAGAAAAAAGTCTTCTATGTTTCGGGAGAAGAAAGTGCATCTCAGATCAAAATGAGAGCCGACAGATTAACAGATATTCAAAATCCGAACTGTTTTCTTTATACAGAAACTTCTTTGGAAAAAATCCTTCATGAAGCAAAGAAATTAGAACCGGATTTCGTGATTATTGATTCTATTCAGACATTGCAATCTCAATTAATTGAAAGTTCACCGGGAACGGTTTCTCAAATCCGTGAATGCTCAAATGAGATTATTAAATATGCTAAAGAAAATAGTATTCCAGTCTTTTTGGTAGGTCATATCACAAAAGACGGGCAAATTGCCGGACCAAAAGTATTGGAACATATGGTTGATGTTGTTTTAAATTTCGATGGCGACAGAAACCACCTTTTCAGATTATTGAGAGCCAATAAAAACCGTTTTGGTTCTACTTCTGAGATTGGGATTTATGAAATGGTTTCTCAAGGTTTAAAGGAAATTAAAAATCCGTCCGAAATTTTAATTACAAAAAAGTTCGAGGAGCTTTCAGGAAATTCTGTGGCGGTAACTTTGGAAGGGAACCGACCGATGTTACTGGAAATCCAGGCGTTGGTAAGTACAGCCGTTTACGGAACTCCGCAAAGAAGTTCGACAGGTTTTGATGCCAAAAGACTGAATATGCTTCTTGCCGTTCTTGAAAAAAGAGCAGGTTTTCAACTGGGGGCAAAAGACGTTTTCCTGAATATCACAGGAGGAATAAAAACCGATGATCCAGCTCTGGATTTAGCTGTTGTTGCTTCTATTCTTTCTTCAAATGAAGATATCGCCATTTCTGAACATTATTGTTTTGCCGGAGAAATTGGCTTAAGCGGAGAAATCCGTCCCATTGCACAGGCCGAACAGAGAGTTACCGAAGCTGAAAAATTAGGTTATGAGAAAATTTTTATTTCAAATTTAAATAAACTGCCAAAGAAGAAATACGGAATCAAGATTGAAGAAGTGAGTAAAATTGAAGATTTTCACGAAAGATTATTTTAA
- a CDS encoding YceI family protein encodes MKKVFLTFVFALLSVVSFAQTAWQVDPMHSSVNFNIKHMGISFVQGRFDKFDGKVATKGNNLDNAEFSFQVNVSTINTGVDMRDKHLKSADFFDAEKFPNMTFESTSITKDKNNSYVLKGKLTIKDVTKEISVPVTFGGIAKNQQGKEVLGFQTTFKVNRLDYNIKYDPTGAGVAKDVDVNLYFELAKQ; translated from the coding sequence ATGAAAAAGGTATTTTTAACTTTTGTATTTGCACTTTTAAGTGTTGTAAGTTTTGCGCAGACGGCTTGGCAGGTAGATCCTATGCATTCTTCTGTGAACTTCAATATCAAACATATGGGAATCAGCTTTGTACAGGGAAGATTCGATAAATTCGACGGGAAAGTTGCAACTAAAGGAAATAATCTGGATAATGCAGAGTTTTCTTTTCAGGTAAACGTAAGCACTATCAATACAGGTGTTGATATGAGAGATAAGCATTTGAAAAGTGCAGATTTTTTCGATGCAGAAAAATTTCCAAATATGACTTTCGAAAGTACTTCCATTACAAAGGATAAAAATAATTCTTATGTATTAAAAGGAAAGCTGACCATTAAAGATGTAACTAAAGAAATCAGTGTTCCTGTAACTTTTGGAGGAATTGCAAAAAATCAGCAGGGAAAAGAGGTTTTGGGTTTCCAGACAACATTTAAAGTAAACCGTTTAGATTATAATATTAAATATGATCCAACGGGAGCAGGTGTGGCTAAAGACGTGGACGTTAACTTATATTTTGAGTTAGCTAAGCAATAA
- a CDS encoding CTP synthase, translating to MSKKNTKYIFVTGGVTSSLGKGIVSASLGLLLKSRGFNVTIQKLDPYINIDPGTLNPYEHGECYVTEDGAETDLDLGHYERYLDAPTSQNNNVTTGKIYQTVIEKERKGDFLGKTVQVIPHITNEIKRRIKILSKQNYDIIITEIGGTVGDIESLPYIETVRQLKWELGEKNSMVIHLTLLPYLASSGELKTKPSQHSVRQLMESGIMADVLVCRTEHNIPKDQRAKLAQFCNVSLDNVIECKDLETIYEVPMYLQKQNFDDVVLKELDLKSDKEADLKDWKTFLKKFKNPKRTIEIALVGKYVSLQDSYISIAEAFKHAGADAETEVKIRWVYSGEITAENIKETLQGVDGILVAPGFGDRGIEGKVLTAQYARENKVPMLGICLGMQIMTIEFARNVLGHSKANSMEFDTSTPDPVISIMEEQKNVVDKGGTMRLGAWKCSVKNGSKLSEIYGSKNISERHRHRYEFNSDYLHEFEKNGFLATGTNPETGLVEALEMPDHPFYVGVQYHPEYKSTVATPHPLFRAFIKACEKK from the coding sequence ATGAGTAAAAAGAATACAAAGTATATCTTTGTGACAGGAGGTGTAACTTCATCTTTGGGAAAGGGAATCGTTTCTGCTTCTCTGGGACTTCTACTAAAATCACGCGGCTTTAATGTAACGATCCAAAAACTAGATCCTTATATCAATATCGACCCAGGAACACTGAATCCTTATGAACATGGAGAATGCTATGTAACCGAAGATGGTGCGGAGACGGATCTGGATTTAGGTCACTACGAGCGTTATTTGGATGCTCCTACTTCTCAAAACAACAACGTTACGACAGGGAAAATCTACCAAACTGTAATCGAAAAAGAAAGAAAAGGAGATTTCCTTGGAAAAACGGTTCAGGTAATTCCTCATATTACGAACGAAATCAAACGCAGAATTAAAATCTTATCTAAACAGAACTACGATATCATTATTACTGAGATCGGTGGAACTGTAGGTGATATTGAGTCTTTACCTTACATCGAAACTGTTCGTCAGTTGAAATGGGAATTGGGTGAGAAAAACTCTATGGTTATTCACCTAACTTTATTGCCTTATCTGGCTTCAAGTGGAGAATTGAAAACAAAACCTTCTCAGCATTCCGTTCGTCAGTTGATGGAAAGCGGAATTATGGCTGATGTTTTAGTGTGTAGAACAGAACACAACATTCCAAAAGATCAGAGAGCAAAATTGGCTCAATTCTGTAATGTTTCTTTAGATAATGTGATTGAATGTAAAGATTTGGAAACAATCTATGAAGTTCCAATGTACCTTCAGAAACAAAATTTTGATGATGTAGTTCTTAAAGAATTAGATCTTAAAAGTGATAAAGAAGCAGATCTTAAAGACTGGAAAACTTTCCTTAAAAAATTTAAAAATCCTAAGAGAACAATCGAAATTGCTTTAGTTGGAAAATATGTTTCTCTTCAGGATTCATATATCTCAATTGCTGAAGCTTTCAAACACGCCGGTGCAGATGCTGAAACTGAAGTGAAAATCAGATGGGTTTATAGTGGCGAAATTACTGCTGAAAATATTAAAGAAACTTTACAAGGTGTAGACGGAATCCTTGTTGCCCCAGGTTTTGGTGACAGAGGAATTGAAGGTAAAGTTCTTACTGCACAATATGCAAGAGAAAATAAAGTTCCGATGTTGGGAATTTGTTTGGGAATGCAGATTATGACCATCGAATTTGCAAGAAATGTTCTTGGACATTCAAAAGCAAACTCAATGGAATTTGATACTTCTACACCGGATCCTGTTATTTCAATTATGGAAGAACAGAAAAATGTTGTAGATAAAGGAGGAACAATGCGTCTTGGAGCTTGGAAGTGTTCTGTGAAAAACGGATCTAAATTATCTGAGATCTACGGAAGCAAGAATATTTCTGAAAGACACCGTCACAGATATGAATTCAACAGTGATTATTTGCATGAATTTGAAAAGAATGGCTTCTTGGCAACAGGTACAAATCCGGAAACAGGATTGGTAGAAGCATTAGAAATGCCGGACCATCCTTTCTACGTAGGTGTACAGTATCACCCGGAATATAAGAGTACGGTTGCGACGCCACATCCTTTATTCAGAGCTTTTATTAAGGCTTGTGAAAAGAAATAA
- the yidC gene encoding membrane protein insertase YidC has protein sequence MQQNNGLDKSQMISFAVLCLVLFGFVFYFQNKQSKEEEVKAQQQKTEQTKNAVKQTQVSNINPNVTPSAIQTAKLSNKELNLEFASLGGQVSRVELAEYKAYDRKTDKADLPLNLITKNNSNYGFQFKDKTGKVINTKDLVFAPAVNGNAVTMTANYNGAVIQFIYTLLPKYTVDFKVRTQGLAKITSDNKADFIWDYSVRNLEKGRAQEQTHSEFSYAFDNYKKYDYDGRTTMDEEKETLNWIGVKQQFFTSVIEAKNGFTHSKGNQENVEEGEYLKKLNYEGFVQMTGNELNQDFTWYFMPLDLPLLKSYDKNFDEILPLGWSFIGWMNRGFFIPIYNFIASWGLTAGWAIFLLTILVKLILSPIMYKQHKLSAMMRVIRPEIDEANAKFKDADPMKKQQATMEIYRKAGVNQMAGCLPALVQIPIFYALFRFFPNFIDLRGKGFWFAKDLTAYDDLIKLPFKVPFLGDHLSVFAIACTIVILIYTIMTSGNMQQPQQEGMPNMKVLMYIFPVTFLFFLNTSASGLSWYYFVSNAINILIILVIKYVILDEKKIHAQIQANKEKPKTEGKFQKRMREMMEKAQEQQKTVEQQKKKK, from the coding sequence ATGCAACAGAACAACGGACTCGATAAAAGTCAAATGATTAGTTTTGCGGTTTTATGTTTGGTTCTTTTTGGTTTCGTGTTTTATTTCCAAAACAAGCAATCGAAAGAAGAAGAGGTAAAAGCTCAGCAACAGAAGACAGAACAGACTAAAAATGCTGTAAAACAAACTCAGGTAAGCAATATCAATCCAAATGTAACTCCTAGTGCAATTCAGACGGCGAAGCTTTCTAATAAAGAATTGAACTTAGAATTTGCAAGTTTAGGAGGACAAGTTTCTCGAGTAGAACTTGCAGAATATAAAGCCTATGATCGTAAAACAGATAAGGCAGATCTTCCGCTTAATCTGATTACTAAAAATAATTCGAACTACGGTTTCCAATTCAAAGATAAAACAGGAAAAGTAATCAATACTAAAGATTTAGTTTTTGCTCCTGCTGTTAATGGAAACGCAGTAACAATGACGGCTAATTATAACGGAGCTGTTATTCAGTTCATTTATACATTACTTCCAAAATATACAGTAGATTTTAAAGTAAGAACACAAGGTTTAGCCAAAATTACTTCTGACAATAAAGCAGATTTCATCTGGGATTATAGTGTAAGAAACCTTGAAAAGGGTAGAGCTCAGGAGCAGACTCACTCAGAATTCTCGTATGCTTTCGATAATTATAAAAAATATGATTATGACGGAAGAACAACAATGGATGAGGAAAAAGAAACACTTAACTGGATTGGTGTAAAACAGCAGTTTTTTACTTCAGTCATTGAAGCTAAAAACGGATTTACACACAGTAAAGGAAATCAGGAAAATGTAGAAGAAGGTGAATATCTGAAGAAACTGAACTATGAAGGTTTTGTTCAGATGACAGGAAATGAACTGAATCAAGATTTTACTTGGTACTTCATGCCTTTAGATTTACCATTATTAAAATCTTATGATAAAAACTTCGACGAAATTCTTCCTTTGGGATGGTCTTTCATCGGATGGATGAACCGAGGATTCTTTATTCCTATATATAATTTTATTGCATCTTGGGGATTAACTGCAGGCTGGGCAATTTTCTTACTGACCATTTTGGTGAAATTAATCTTATCACCAATTATGTACAAGCAACATAAGTTGAGTGCAATGATGAGAGTGATTCGTCCGGAAATTGATGAAGCTAATGCTAAATTCAAAGATGCAGATCCAATGAAAAAGCAACAGGCTACAATGGAAATATATCGGAAAGCAGGAGTTAATCAAATGGCAGGATGTCTTCCAGCATTGGTGCAAATTCCTATTTTCTATGCTTTGTTCCGTTTCTTCCCGAACTTTATTGATTTAAGAGGTAAAGGATTTTGGTTTGCAAAAGATTTAACAGCTTATGATGATTTGATTAAATTGCCATTTAAAGTTCCTTTCTTGGGAGATCATTTAAGTGTTTTCGCCATTGCATGTACGATTGTAATTTTGATTTATACAATTATGACTTCAGGAAATATGCAGCAGCCACAACAGGAAGGTATGCCAAATATGAAAGTGTTAATGTACATTTTCCCTGTTACATTCTTATTCTTCCTGAATACATCTGCGTCTGGTCTTTCTTGGTACTACTTTGTTTCGAATGCAATTAACATCTTAATTATCTTAGTCATAAAATATGTGATTTTGGATGAAAAGAAAATTCATGCACAGATTCAGGCAAATAAAGAAAAGCCAAAAACTGAAGGTAAGTTTCAAAAGCGTATGAGAGAAATGATGGAGAAGGCTCAGGAACAACAGAAAACAGTCGAGCAACAAAAGAAAAAGAAATAA
- a CDS encoding ribonuclease HII: MDLLKKWSLFYVEAGCDEVGRGCLCGPVVAATVILDDNFNQNLVNDSKKLNFKTRMDLDSYIKDNVKDYAIAELSAGFIDQHNILNASIHAMHHALDKLTIRPQLILVDGNKFHPYNYIPHECIIKGDSKVLSIAAASILAKNYRDRLMIELHDEHPEYGWDTNFGYATKKHQEALIKFGPTKYHRRSFRLKYD; the protein is encoded by the coding sequence ATGGATTTACTAAAAAAATGGTCTCTTTTTTATGTTGAAGCAGGTTGTGATGAAGTAGGCAGAGGATGTTTATGTGGTCCTGTGGTAGCAGCAACTGTTATTTTAGATGATAATTTTAACCAAAATTTGGTTAATGATTCAAAAAAGTTAAATTTTAAGACAAGAATGGATCTTGACAGCTATATAAAAGATAACGTTAAGGATTATGCCATTGCCGAACTTTCTGCAGGATTTATAGATCAACACAATATTCTCAATGCAAGCATTCATGCGATGCATCACGCACTTGACAAATTAACAATACGCCCTCAGCTTATATTAGTGGATGGAAACAAATTTCATCCTTATAATTATATTCCCCATGAATGCATCATCAAAGGAGATTCAAAAGTATTATCTATTGCTGCGGCTTCAATTTTAGCAAAAAATTACAGAGACAGATTAATGATAGAGCTCCATGATGAACATCCTGAATATGGCTGGGATACCAATTTTGGTTATGCAACAAAAAAACATCAGGAAGCTTTAATAAAATTCGGACCAACGAAATACCATAGAAGATCTTTTAGATTGAAATATGATTAA